One genomic region from Merismopedia glauca CCAP 1448/3 encodes:
- a CDS encoding DUF4238 domain-containing protein has product MSGKNQHFIPQFLQRGFSISELNGKAFANNVKSKRKKEDQIWVFESGRKPYLTNVRNKGAERFFYGLENSALDTSITKAEHQYAKLVNRLRTHTSDALVHEPVIPELVVHLFVRTKNLRNSIKDASQLCIDMVQNNLRESSDFENFIIKYLDENPDFFEKEIKDKFTLSQQKAIRQYISDHPHIISQFLRNSISELHPIMLNSLEFVQSELPDMIKEAHIKSLSDSIAPQERVEKLRSLRWSVNIAPIGSYILGDAGSLHITSENRYEALLTAENNFNFDNVLLPISSQHLLIGSIDSQIGKLDMEAVNEASAATSQEFFIASQKTEREVKYAQQIGTNNSILSDEKLFRLESEIRKEWFSN; this is encoded by the coding sequence ATGTCAGGAAAAAATCAGCACTTTATACCTCAGTTTTTACAAAGAGGGTTTAGCATATCAGAGCTTAATGGTAAAGCATTTGCCAACAATGTGAAATCTAAAAGAAAAAAAGAGGATCAAATATGGGTTTTCGAGAGTGGTAGAAAGCCTTATCTTACTAATGTGAGGAATAAGGGTGCTGAAAGATTTTTTTATGGCTTAGAAAACTCTGCACTTGACACTTCTATAACAAAGGCTGAGCATCAATATGCTAAACTCGTTAATCGACTACGAACACATACCTCAGATGCACTGGTGCATGAGCCTGTAATTCCAGAACTAGTGGTTCATCTTTTTGTGAGAACCAAGAACTTACGTAATTCAATCAAAGACGCGAGCCAGTTATGTATAGACATGGTTCAAAACAATTTGCGAGAGTCGAGTGACTTTGAGAATTTCATAATTAAATATTTAGATGAAAACCCTGATTTCTTCGAGAAAGAAATTAAAGATAAATTTACGCTATCTCAGCAAAAAGCTATCCGTCAATACATCAGTGACCATCCGCATATCATATCGCAATTTCTCAGAAATTCTATTTCAGAGTTGCATCCGATTATGTTAAATTCTCTTGAGTTTGTACAAAGTGAGTTACCAGATATGATAAAAGAGGCACACATAAAGTCTTTGTCGGACTCAATTGCGCCTCAAGAGAGGGTCGAGAAGTTGCGTAGTTTGAGATGGTCTGTAAATATTGCTCCTATAGGTAGTTATATTTTGGGAGATGCAGGTTCCCTCCATATTACGTCGGAAAATCGTTATGAAGCTCTACTAACTGCGGAAAATAATTTTAATTTTGATAATGTCTTATTACCAATATCAAGTCAGCACCTCCTAATAGGATCGATAGATTCTCAGATCGGAAAGCTTGATATGGAAGCCGTTAATGAAGCAAGCGCTGCTACCAGTCAAGAGTTTTTCATCGCTAGTCAAAAGACAGAACGAGAGGTTAAATACGCGCAGCAAATTGGAACAAACAACTCAATTTTATCTGATGAAAAACTATTTAGGTTGGAAAGTGAGATACGTAAAGAATGGTTCAGTAATTAG
- a CDS encoding type II toxin-antitoxin system HicA family toxin — protein sequence MSKLPSISGKDCIKALQKIGFYEKRRESSHVIMRRDDPFAQVVVPDHSELAKGTLRSIIRSIELSVEEFLSLL from the coding sequence ATGAGTAAGTTGCCTAGTATTTCAGGTAAAGATTGCATCAAGGCACTCCAAAAGATTGGATTCTACGAAAAACGCCGAGAGAGCAGTCATGTAATCATGCGAAGAGACGATCCATTTGCTCAAGTTGTAGTGCCAGATCATTCGGAGTTAGCAAAAGGGACTCTGCGATCAATTATTCGGAGTATTGAGTTGAGTGTGGAGGAATTTTTGTCATTATTGTAA
- a CDS encoding type II toxin-antitoxin system HicB family antitoxin, which translates to MRQVILYKDEDGYWIVECPSLKGCVSQGKTKEEALVNIKEAISGYVVALEEDGLPVPEDKFEAFLVLV; encoded by the coding sequence ATGAGGCAAGTAATATTGTACAAAGATGAAGATGGATATTGGATTGTCGAGTGTCCCAGTTTAAAAGGGTGCGTCAGTCAAGGAAAAACCAAAGAGGAAGCTTTGGTAAACATCAAAGAAGCCATTTCTGGTTATGTCGTTGCTTTGGAAGAAGATGGTTTGCCTGTTCCCGAAGATAAGTTTGAGGCATTCCTAGTCTTAGTATGA
- a CDS encoding RluA family pseudouridine synthase: MNADSPLIQLEVSESNTRLDTWLANELPDLSRARIQKLISQSCVKVNDDICTSKNIKLKPSDRIEITIPDSTPLELQPQSIPLDVLYEDEHLIIINKQAGLVVHPAAGHADGTLVNALLAHCHNLAGIGGVQRPGIVHRLDKDTTGAMVVAKTDLAFQHLQNQLKDKTARREYLGVVYGSPREDSGRIDEPIGRHLGDRIKMAVIPESKGGRPSVTHWRVEERFGNYTLMHFQLETGRTHQIRVHIAHLGHPIVGDPIYSSGRSVGVNLSGQALHAWRLTLEHPLSGETIEAIAPIPSELAKLIDIFRRRHHS; encoded by the coding sequence TTGAACGCCGATTCCCCACTAATTCAACTCGAAGTTTCTGAGTCCAATACTCGCTTAGATACTTGGTTAGCTAATGAATTACCAGATTTATCCCGCGCCAGGATTCAAAAGCTGATTTCTCAAAGCTGTGTCAAAGTTAATGACGATATTTGTACTAGCAAAAATATTAAACTAAAGCCGAGCGATCGCATTGAAATTACTATCCCCGACTCTACACCCCTAGAATTACAACCCCAGTCAATTCCTCTCGATGTTCTCTACGAAGACGAGCATTTAATTATTATCAACAAACAAGCTGGCTTAGTCGTTCATCCCGCCGCAGGTCATGCAGATGGCACGCTAGTTAACGCATTGCTAGCTCACTGCCATAATTTAGCCGGAATTGGGGGAGTACAGCGTCCCGGCATCGTCCACCGCTTAGATAAAGATACCACTGGAGCGATGGTAGTAGCTAAAACCGATTTAGCCTTCCAGCACCTCCAAAATCAGCTAAAGGATAAAACAGCCCGTCGGGAGTATTTGGGGGTGGTCTACGGCTCCCCTAGAGAGGATTCCGGTAGGATTGACGAACCAATCGGCAGACACTTAGGCGATCGCATCAAAATGGCAGTGATTCCCGAAAGCAAAGGAGGACGACCTTCAGTCACTCATTGGCGAGTCGAAGAAAGATTTGGCAACTATACCTTAATGCATTTTCAGCTTGAAACCGGACGCACCCACCAAATTCGGGTACATATAGCTCATCTCGGTCATCCAATTGTTGGCGATCCGATTTACAGTTCCGGTCGCTCTGTGGGAGTAAACTTATCGGGACAGGCTTTACACGCTTGGCGGCTGACCTTGGAGCATCCCCTATCTGGAGAAACAATTGAAGCGATCGCTCCCATACCTTCAGAACTCGCCAAACTAATCGATATTTTCCGCCGTCGTCATCACAGCTAA
- a CDS encoding phycobilisome rod-core linker polypeptide: MALPLLSYSPSSQNQRVEAYDIGTDEQPRIYSTDNILSPGDMGVLIDAAYRQIFFHAFASDREKALESQLRCGQITVRDFIRGLLLSQTFYSSFYEKNSNYRFVEQCIQRVLGRDPYSEREKIAWSIVIATKGIRGFVDQLLSTEEYLTNFGYNTVPYQLRRSLPSREAGETPFNIKSPRYNDYHRAQLGFPQIVWQNEVRRYIPQDQKAKAGNPSLYAEMARSLTLPTATPPRVAASNIDYLNAVPYRKK, translated from the coding sequence GTGGCACTTCCTTTATTAAGCTACTCCCCCAGCAGTCAAAACCAACGGGTGGAAGCATATGACATTGGTACTGATGAGCAACCCAGGATTTATAGCACCGATAACATCCTCTCTCCTGGAGATATGGGTGTACTGATTGATGCAGCCTATCGGCAAATCTTTTTCCATGCTTTTGCATCGGATCGAGAAAAAGCCCTAGAGTCTCAGTTACGCTGCGGTCAAATTACCGTGCGTGATTTTATTCGTGGCTTGCTCTTGTCTCAAACCTTTTACAGCAGCTTTTATGAAAAGAATAGTAATTATCGGTTTGTAGAACAGTGCATTCAACGGGTGTTGGGACGTGACCCTTACAGCGAACGTGAGAAAATCGCGTGGTCAATCGTCATCGCTACCAAAGGGATTCGCGGCTTTGTTGACCAGTTGCTCAGTACCGAAGAATACCTAACTAACTTCGGCTACAACACAGTTCCTTACCAACTGCGTAGATCGTTACCTAGTCGGGAAGCTGGAGAAACTCCTTTTAACATCAAGTCTCCCCGTTACAACGATTATCATCGCGCTCAATTGGGCTTCCCCCAAATTGTTTGGCAAAATGAAGTTCGTCGTTACATTCCTCAAGACCAGAAAGCTAAAGCTGGAAACCCATCTTTATATGCAGAAATGGCTCGCAGCTTGACGTTACCAACTGCTACTCCCCCCAGAGTGGCAGCTTCTAACATAGATTACTTAAATGCAGTTCCTTACCGCAAAAAGTAA